One part of the Candidatus Aquiluna sp. UB-MaderosW2red genome encodes these proteins:
- a CDS encoding tetratricopeptide repeat protein translates to MSFFSNRGPKGMPSFGGGFGERNEPQIPDGFAEGSLTWQNVSKRIVGRLADSWFAEYSPVPISATLSPEALAYSEPHLETFAPYYFAAEEPKVLPGMTINFSNLGAQTDIDQTQVGTALIDVLQEAGVSWFYETRFPISPLESIEIPESRIEGVAEWTNFFGMPVHQKFRVYVDGNGRETCVWFTPALVATRPFEHLTQNWLQNDSGTFDGVEIPQSEIDQGALSFGQWSTEIYIPVLAKSLFYLAETPFPSSFLSFPRQSAFEAVLTEDRPRPFIVNARYEEARGVFQDTGAELLVTSTFMPNVIHFGWSFSTTNKLSLLKNLKTMSTGLVKISSILEDGYLNANSSGSQSDFDTLLLSAVGLSFPGSPNEGLGGFSRWVPTTRIGFLMHETNTQAQLASSADSAGDLDTARRLFEWVSYDGAGPMVPACVNSLVFRWLIREQNWQLAESILEGAYLMKMGRESINALSNWGISLFLQGRLDDAKEKFELVLQSGDVHAESEACYYLAEIFVVQDDEVLAGKYRVKCAESGGYDSATGQKGGSGFDANISEESSQPASETSSVAPRYCSNCGTKFEGFAGQFCSYCGRPRG, encoded by the coding sequence GTGTCTTTTTTTTCGAATAGAGGTCCAAAGGGGATGCCTTCTTTTGGCGGTGGTTTTGGCGAAAGGAATGAGCCGCAGATTCCGGATGGATTTGCAGAAGGAAGCCTGACCTGGCAAAACGTGTCCAAAAGAATTGTTGGCCGGTTAGCGGATTCGTGGTTCGCTGAATACAGTCCAGTTCCAATAAGTGCAACTTTGTCACCTGAGGCTCTTGCCTACTCGGAACCGCACCTTGAAACTTTTGCTCCTTACTATTTTGCCGCTGAAGAGCCCAAGGTTCTGCCGGGAATGACCATCAACTTCAGTAACCTTGGGGCCCAGACGGACATTGATCAGACCCAAGTCGGAACTGCTCTGATTGATGTGCTTCAGGAGGCGGGGGTCTCTTGGTTCTACGAAACACGTTTTCCAATCAGCCCTTTGGAGTCGATTGAGATTCCGGAATCCCGCATAGAAGGAGTTGCTGAGTGGACAAACTTCTTCGGGATGCCTGTGCATCAAAAGTTCCGTGTTTATGTTGATGGCAATGGTAGGGAAACTTGCGTTTGGTTCACACCAGCACTAGTCGCCACAAGGCCATTTGAACACTTGACTCAGAACTGGCTGCAGAATGACTCCGGGACATTTGATGGCGTTGAGATACCCCAGTCCGAAATAGACCAAGGGGCTTTAAGTTTCGGCCAATGGTCGACAGAAATATACATACCAGTCCTGGCCAAGAGTCTCTTTTACTTGGCAGAAACCCCATTTCCTTCGAGCTTTCTTTCTTTTCCTAGGCAGTCTGCGTTCGAAGCGGTCCTCACGGAAGACAGACCGAGACCTTTTATCGTCAACGCAAGGTACGAGGAAGCTCGAGGCGTATTTCAAGATACTGGAGCAGAGTTACTAGTTACGTCAACGTTTATGCCAAACGTCATTCACTTTGGTTGGAGTTTCAGCACAACAAACAAATTATCACTTCTGAAAAACTTGAAGACAATGTCAACTGGCCTGGTAAAGATCAGCTCAATACTTGAAGATGGCTATCTAAATGCAAATAGCTCTGGATCCCAGTCCGACTTTGACACTCTCCTGCTTTCGGCCGTGGGGCTGAGCTTTCCTGGTTCGCCAAATGAGGGACTAGGAGGCTTTTCTCGGTGGGTGCCAACCACGCGAATAGGATTCTTGATGCATGAGACCAACACTCAAGCTCAGTTGGCAAGCAGTGCTGACTCGGCAGGAGACCTAGACACTGCACGACGTTTATTCGAATGGGTTTCTTACGATGGTGCCGGGCCTATGGTGCCAGCTTGCGTAAATTCGCTAGTTTTTCGCTGGCTCATTAGGGAACAGAACTGGCAATTGGCTGAGAGCATCCTTGAAGGCGCGTACCTAATGAAGATGGGAAGAGAGTCAATCAACGCGCTGTCCAACTGGGGCATTTCCTTATTTCTTCAAGGCAGACTTGACGATGCAAAAGAGAAGTTCGAACTCGTGCTCCAAAGTGGGGACGTGCATGCGGAAAGCGAAGCGTGTTACTACCTGGCTGAAATTTTTGTGGTGCAAGACGACGAAGTCCTTGCAGGCAAGTATCGAGTCAAGTGCGCTGAGTCTGGCGGCTACGACTCTGCAACAGGTCAAAAAGGGGGATCCGGATTTGACGCGAATATAAGTGAAGAATCCAGCCAGCCAGCGAGTGAAACATCTTCAGTTGCTCCTCGGTATTGCTCAAATTGCGGGACGAAATTCGAGGGATTCGCGGGGCAATTTTGCTCGTACTGTGGAAGACCTAGAGGTTAA